The following are from one region of the Bactrocera oleae isolate idBacOlea1 chromosome 6, idBacOlea1, whole genome shotgun sequence genome:
- the LOC106620697 gene encoding probable serine hydrolase, which produces MDLKKGGNRRYRHAGDLTDEPPTRKFAEVSIPMPWGHISGKWYGPQDVQPILGLHGWQDNAGTFDLLVPLLSPDVPFLSIDLPGHGLSSRLPNGCYYNTIDNLYVILNIMKQYNWKKVSIIGHSMSSIIAFVFAAIFHDKVDMVIGLDALKPHQRLPASVVRSMETRMDGFIKEDERNQSNEEPPSYSYDELIERIFIGTFHSINKDLCKHMLARSIQKSEKYPEKYFFCRDRRLKFYNYMVGTQEICVEMAKRIECPYLFIKARQSSYFEDKKYYDEVLAILQTKPSFEYFEVDGSHHVHMNHPERIIGPINDFINRNGPLAKRSSSKL; this is translated from the exons ATGGATTTAAAAAAAGGTGGAAACAGGCGTTATCGTCACGCAGGTGATTTAACGGATGAGCCACCTACTCGTAAG TTTGCTGAAGTTAGTATCCCCATGCCTTGGGGTCATATATCCGGTAAATGGTATGGTCCTCAAGATGTTCAGCCTATACTTGGGCTACATGGATGGCAAGATAACGCTGGCACCTTTGATTTATTAGTACCTCTTTTGTCGCCAGATGTTCCCTTCCTCTCCATAGACCTGCCCGGACATGGACTTTCATCACGCCTTCCGAATGGATGCTACTACAACACCATTGACAATTTGTACgttatactaaatataatgaAACAATACAATTGGAAAAAGGTCTCCATAATCGGACATTCCATGAGCTCCATTATTGCTTTTGTATTTGCTGCGATTTTCCACGATAAAGTTGACATGGTTATTGGTCTGGATGCATTGAAACCACATCAACGTCTACCCGCCAGTGTTGTACGTAGCATGGAAACGCGTATGGATGGTTTTATAAAAGAGGATGAACGCAACCAATCGAATGAGGAGCCACCAAGCTATTCATATGACGAACTCATTGAACGCATTTTTATCGGAACATTCCATTCCATCAACAAAGATCTCTGTAAACATATGTTAGCGCGTAGCATACAAAAATCGGAAAAATATCCTgagaaatatttcttttgtcGCGATCGTCGTTTAAAGTTCTACAATTATATGGTTGGTACACAGGAAATTTGCGTAGAAATGGCTAAACGCATTGAGTGCCCCTATTTGTTTATTAAAGCACGACAATCCAGTTATTTCGAAGATAAAAAGTATTATGATGAGGTATTAGCCATATTGCAAACGAAAccaagttttgaatattttgaggTCGATGGTTCGCACCATGTGCACATGAATCATCCAGAGCGTATTATTGGACCAATCAACGATTTCATTAATCGTAATGGTCCTTTGGCTAAGCGAAGCTCCAGCAAATTGTAG